A genomic segment from Actinomadura hallensis encodes:
- a CDS encoding helix-turn-helix domain-containing protein, which translates to MTDLVLTVDEAAERLRVSRWTLYNLIRSNQLRTVKIGRRRLVPVDALAECLDKLSEVAA; encoded by the coding sequence GTGACCGACCTGGTCCTGACCGTCGACGAAGCCGCCGAACGACTCCGCGTCAGCCGCTGGACCCTGTACAACCTCATCCGCTCCAACCAACTCCGAACCGTCAAGATCGGCCGCCGCCGACTCGTACCCGTCGACGCCCTGGCCGAATGCCTCGACAAGCTCTCGGAGGTGGCCGCCTGA
- a CDS encoding tyrosine-type recombinase/integrase, whose product MAAITDATPDEPERRRPRRSRRRRANGEGSIWLRKDGRYGFAAYVPTTAGTLKRVQGYARSHEEARKKLTKLLEQADQGIPVSSESWTVAEYLAYWLKNVVQVERRPKTYQGYEGAVRRYLVPELGNKRLGKLTARDVRLAFTRIRETCQCCRNGWDAVREVPRCCALKDGECCQSRLSARMVQFVHAVLRNALQTAVREEIIPRNVAKLVTVSTPKYGVNRGLTVDQARSVLKAAQGERLYALYVLALCLGLRRGELLGLRWEDIRLVGCRACGGEGGTPDGEPCGRCAESGVESATLEVVQTLQRVGGALRFVPPKTADSKRTVPLPDLCVTALCEHKVKQDAERAEAWPNWEDHGLVFPSRIGTPMEPDNLRRSWGRIRTAAGLDGVRFHDMRHTCVSLLLDLGVPPHIVRDIVGHSDIEVTMTIYAHAAVEEKRAALRKLGDALG is encoded by the coding sequence ATGGCCGCGATTACGGACGCCACGCCTGACGAGCCTGAGCGGCGTAGGCCGCGCAGGAGCCGCCGGAGGCGCGCAAACGGTGAGGGAAGCATCTGGCTCCGGAAGGACGGCCGGTACGGCTTCGCCGCGTATGTGCCGACCACCGCCGGCACCCTCAAGCGTGTCCAGGGATACGCGCGGTCGCACGAGGAGGCCCGCAAGAAGCTGACCAAGCTCTTGGAACAGGCCGACCAGGGCATCCCCGTGTCCTCGGAGAGTTGGACCGTCGCGGAGTACCTGGCGTATTGGTTGAAGAACGTGGTCCAGGTCGAGCGGCGCCCGAAGACCTACCAGGGATACGAAGGGGCGGTGCGTCGCTACCTGGTGCCGGAACTGGGCAACAAGCGGCTCGGCAAGCTCACGGCTCGTGATGTGCGCCTGGCCTTCACCCGTATCCGGGAGACGTGCCAGTGCTGCCGGAACGGCTGGGACGCCGTCCGTGAGGTGCCGCGCTGCTGTGCGCTAAAGGACGGGGAATGCTGCCAGTCGCGGCTGTCTGCGCGCATGGTCCAGTTCGTTCACGCGGTGTTGCGCAACGCGCTCCAAACGGCCGTGCGTGAGGAGATCATCCCGCGCAACGTGGCCAAACTCGTCACGGTCTCCACTCCCAAATACGGGGTCAATCGCGGGCTGACGGTCGACCAGGCGCGCAGTGTCCTCAAGGCGGCTCAGGGCGAGCGGCTCTACGCGCTGTACGTCCTGGCGCTGTGCCTCGGCCTGCGGCGCGGGGAACTGCTCGGCCTGCGGTGGGAGGACATCCGCCTCGTCGGCTGCCGGGCCTGCGGCGGGGAGGGCGGCACCCCGGACGGTGAACCGTGCGGTCGGTGCGCCGAATCGGGTGTGGAGTCGGCCACGCTGGAAGTGGTCCAGACGCTTCAACGGGTCGGGGGAGCGCTGCGGTTCGTCCCACCCAAAACGGCCGATTCGAAGCGCACTGTTCCGCTTCCGGACCTGTGCGTCACGGCTTTGTGCGAGCACAAGGTCAAGCAGGATGCCGAGCGGGCCGAAGCCTGGCCGAACTGGGAGGATCACGGGCTCGTCTTCCCGTCCCGCATCGGCACGCCCATGGAGCCGGACAATCTACGCCGGAGTTGGGGCCGTATCCGTACAGCCGCCGGCCTGGACGGGGTGCGCTTTCATGACATGCGGCACACCTGCGTTTCGCTGCTCCTGGACCTCGGTGTTCCGCCGCACATCGTGCGGGACATCGTCGGTCACAGCGATATCGAGGTGACCATGACGATTTACGCACATGCGGCCGTTGAGGAGAAGCGGGCGGCGCTTCGGAAGTTGGGGGATGCGCTCGGCTGA
- a CDS encoding adenylate/guanylate cyclase domain-containing protein, with protein MLEIRVRWVLLVVVGFANLVGALVVLLFATFVVPDPPLEDRDYVHQVNAIAFFSYPVVAAPVALAAGLWLWRPVVSLVRDGGEPDRRQRRAVLLGPLRLTLLVGGLWVVGAMGWAVLDLVLFTGRLAVKTGLTCLLGAATTCSIVYLLSERLLRPAAALVLAAERPRRIRLPGVTTRVMLAWALGTAIPVFGLICVAIAALAAPDINVVQLAITILGLGGAALLAGVYVTYMATRAIADPIKAVRKGMARVERGDLSAEVAVYDASEVGQLQAGFNHMVAGLREHERLRDLFGRHVGEEVADLALERGDITLGGETREVAVLFVDLTGSTRLADTRSPDEVVGLLNKFFGVVVQVVARHGGWINKFEGDAALAIFGAPTQVEDSAGAALGAARELAMRLRTEVPMLDAGIGVSAGPVVAGYIGAEQRFEYTVIGDPVNEAARLSDLAKSHEGRVLASEAVLELAHLSEADEWDLGRSVTLRGRSRPTRLGTPKPVVVEDAEEPRTAPSLPVPHPLRWSRKVMLGVLVLPRAARGARKQDEDE; from the coding sequence ATGCTCGAGATCCGTGTGCGGTGGGTTCTGCTCGTGGTGGTGGGGTTCGCCAACCTGGTGGGTGCGCTGGTCGTGCTGCTGTTCGCGACGTTCGTGGTCCCGGATCCTCCGCTGGAGGACCGTGATTATGTTCACCAGGTCAACGCCATCGCGTTCTTCAGTTATCCCGTCGTCGCGGCGCCGGTGGCGTTGGCCGCGGGGCTGTGGTTGTGGCGGCCGGTGGTCAGCCTGGTGCGGGACGGCGGTGAGCCCGACCGCCGGCAGCGGCGCGCGGTGCTGCTGGGGCCGCTCCGGTTGACGTTGCTGGTCGGCGGGTTGTGGGTCGTCGGGGCGATGGGGTGGGCCGTCCTCGATCTGGTGCTGTTCACCGGGCGGCTGGCCGTGAAGACCGGGCTGACGTGCCTGCTGGGGGCGGCGACGACCTGCTCGATCGTGTATCTGCTGTCGGAGCGGCTGCTGCGTCCGGCGGCGGCGCTGGTGCTGGCGGCGGAGCGGCCGCGGCGGATCCGGCTGCCCGGGGTGACGACGCGGGTGATGCTCGCGTGGGCGCTGGGGACGGCGATCCCGGTGTTCGGGCTGATCTGCGTGGCGATCGCCGCGCTGGCGGCGCCCGACATCAATGTCGTCCAGCTGGCCATCACGATTCTGGGGCTGGGCGGCGCCGCGCTGCTGGCCGGGGTCTATGTCACCTATATGGCCACTCGGGCGATCGCTGATCCGATCAAGGCCGTCCGGAAGGGGATGGCCCGGGTCGAGCGGGGCGATCTCAGCGCCGAGGTCGCCGTGTACGACGCGAGCGAGGTCGGGCAGTTGCAGGCCGGGTTCAACCACATGGTGGCGGGGCTGAGGGAGCACGAGCGGCTGCGCGACCTGTTCGGGCGGCATGTCGGCGAGGAGGTCGCCGATCTGGCGCTGGAACGCGGCGACATCACGCTCGGGGGAGAGACGCGTGAGGTGGCGGTCCTGTTCGTCGATCTGACGGGGTCGACGCGGCTGGCCGACACGCGGAGCCCGGACGAGGTGGTCGGGCTCCTCAACAAGTTCTTCGGCGTGGTCGTCCAGGTCGTGGCGCGGCACGGGGGCTGGATCAACAAGTTCGAGGGGGACGCGGCCCTCGCCATCTTCGGCGCGCCCACCCAGGTGGAGGACTCGGCCGGGGCGGCGCTCGGCGCCGCGAGGGAGCTCGCGATGAGGCTCCGGACGGAGGTTCCGATGCTGGACGCGGGCATCGGGGTGTCCGCGGGGCCCGTCGTCGCCGGCTACATCGGGGCCGAGCAGCGGTTCGAGTACACCGTGATCGGCGATCCGGTGAACGAGGCGGCGCGGCTCAGCGACCTGGCGAAGAGCCACGAGGGACGGGTGCTCGCGTCGGAGGCCGTCCTGGAGCTGGCGCACCTGTCCGAGGCGGACGAGTGGGACCTCGGCAGGTCGGTGACGCTGCGCGGCAGGAGCCGTCCCACGCGGCTGGGCACCCCCAAGCCCGTGGTCGTGGAGGACGCGGAGGAGCCGCGCACCGCGCCGTCCCTGCCGGTGCCGCATCCGCTGAGGTGGAGCCGGAAGGTCATGCTCGGGGTGCTGGTCCTGCCGAGGGCGGCGCGGGGCGCGCGCAAGCAGGACGAGGACGAATAG